The DNA region TAACAGGAATGAAGGTCGCTGCTTCTGCACCTGTACCAGCTGGGAGCGCACCAATAGTAGTAGATGCCACAATACCATCAGCAGTGTCTGCTGCCAAATTACTCGTGATATACTCAGTAGGAATTTTTAAACCTAGGTTATCAATACCGGGGCTAAATACCTGGCGCTCGAAGTGGTAGGCTTGTTGAGAGCGGTTGATAGTACCTACAGCGTTTTTGATTTCGGTTTCTCTGGCTTTACCAACTTGTCCTAAGAGGTTAGGTAACGCAACTGCTGCTAATACACCGATGATGATAACTACTACTAAGAGTTCGATTAAGGTAAAACCTTCATTGTTGGC from Cyanobacterium sp. T60_A2020_053 includes:
- a CDS encoding prepilin-type N-terminal cleavage/methylation domain-containing protein, with product MKPEVTLKYLSYLRDKKANNEGFTLIELLVVVIIIGVLAAVALPNLLGQVGKARETEIKNAVGTINRSQQAYHFERQVFSPGIDNLGLKIPTEYITSNLAADTADGIVASTTIGALPAGTGAEAATFIPVNANFKKDGTRAYTGTILHRNGEYAQIVCQSNDVASSLPGALTASGLTVITTDPESTGGLGEVSIDDGNSYFAFGATYCGAAAVAVR